The Desulfobotulus mexicanus genome has a segment encoding these proteins:
- a CDS encoding PD-(D/E)XK nuclease domain-containing protein translates to MKAIMPLFFYSYFASMGIDVTPEDRTNRGSMDLSLRTDDKVYIIEFKMASQEKSAAAALQQIKDKGYHEKYRADGKKIYLVGMVFSAEERNITNFSWELLP, encoded by the coding sequence GTGAAGGCCATTATGCCTCTGTTTTTTTATAGCTATTTTGCATCCATGGGAATTGATGTCACGCCAGAAGACAGAACAAACAGGGGCAGCATGGACTTAAGTCTGCGTACCGATGATAAGGTGTATATTATTGAGTTTAAAATGGCTTCACAGGAAAAAAGTGCCGCCGCCGCTCTGCAGCAGATCAAGGACAAGGGGTATCACGAAAAATACAGGGCCGATGGAAAAAAAATCTATCTGGTGGGTATGGTCTTTTCCGCAGAAGAACGAAATATTACAAATTTTTCATGGGAACTTCTTCCATGA
- a CDS encoding AAA family ATPase has product MKKLPIGIQSFEKIRKNPDEFYYVDKTPFVEKLLNEGGGFFFLSRPRRFGKSLFLDTLHQAFAGRKDLFKGLYLEHNWDWENASPVIHISFGSGVIRSLGELQVKIESFLLDIRNEHGIDYEKKSVDGRFMEAIVKIARKTGKKVVVLIDEYDKPILDRIDDTELAVSIREELKNFYSVLKDADAHLEFVLIAGVSKFSKVSHFSGLNHLQDITLNEAYATLCGYTEGELYSVFEDRLQGLDMDLIRQWYNGYAWLGEKVYNPFAILNALQSRQIRNYWFETGTPTFLIQILKKNNFRSFEMEQVQATGTILDSFDIERISPEALLFQTGYLTIRGMRQIGALTQYTLGYPNMEVKSALNDSLLAYFIDDLHQRESARMPLYESILKGEPDILHRYFHALLAAIPHDWYRKNTMEACEGHYASVFL; this is encoded by the coding sequence ATGAAAAAACTGCCCATAGGTATCCAGAGCTTTGAAAAAATCAGAAAAAATCCGGACGAATTCTACTATGTGGATAAAACCCCCTTTGTAGAAAAACTGCTGAATGAAGGCGGCGGCTTTTTTTTTCTTTCAAGACCCCGCAGATTTGGAAAAAGCCTCTTTCTGGATACCCTGCATCAGGCCTTTGCTGGCAGAAAGGACCTTTTCAAAGGCCTTTACCTTGAGCATAACTGGGACTGGGAGAATGCCAGCCCCGTTATCCATATCAGCTTTGGTTCCGGTGTCATCCGCAGCCTTGGGGAGCTTCAGGTCAAGATTGAATCCTTTCTCCTTGATATCCGCAATGAGCATGGGATTGACTATGAAAAAAAGTCCGTGGATGGTCGTTTCATGGAAGCCATTGTCAAAATTGCCCGGAAAACCGGTAAAAAGGTGGTGGTACTCATTGATGAGTACGACAAGCCCATTCTGGACCGCATTGATGATACGGAACTTGCCGTCAGCATTCGGGAGGAACTGAAAAACTTCTATTCCGTTCTCAAGGATGCGGATGCCCACCTGGAGTTTGTTTTGATAGCGGGCGTGAGCAAGTTCTCCAAGGTTTCCCATTTCAGCGGCCTTAATCACCTGCAGGACATTACCCTGAACGAAGCCTACGCCACCCTTTGCGGGTATACGGAAGGGGAGCTGTACAGTGTTTTTGAAGACAGGCTTCAGGGCCTTGACATGGATCTCATACGGCAGTGGTACAATGGCTATGCATGGTTAGGAGAAAAGGTTTACAATCCCTTTGCCATCCTCAATGCCCTCCAGAGCCGCCAGATACGCAACTACTGGTTTGAGACGGGTACTCCCACATTTTTAATCCAGATACTTAAAAAAAATAATTTCCGATCCTTTGAAATGGAGCAGGTTCAGGCCACAGGAACCATTCTGGACAGCTTTGACATTGAGCGCATCAGCCCGGAAGCCCTGCTTTTTCAGACGGGCTACCTTACCATTCGGGGAATGCGGCAGATCGGTGCGCTGACCCAGTACACCCTTGGATATCCCAACATGGAAGTAAAATCCGCCCTGAACGATTCTCTCCTTGCCTATTTCATTGACGACCTGCATCAGCGGGAATCCGCAAGAATGCCTTTGTATGAAAGCATTCTTAAGGGGGAACCGGATATTCTGCACAGGTATTTCCATGCCCTTTTAGCCGCCATTCCCCATGACTGGTACAGAAAAAATACCATGGAGGCCTGTGAAGGCCATTATGCCTCTGTTTTTTTATAG
- a CDS encoding Fic family protein codes for MESNRIEYKKELTDSLEKEVVAFLNYRDGGVIFIGIDDKGTAVGVDKSDQLQLIIKDRIKNNIQPSAMGLFDVILEVKEDKKLIRIIVAGGMEKPYYLRKYGMTEKGCFIRIGSSSEPMSQEMIDSLYSRRIRNTIGKMESTRHNLTFEQLKIYYETRGLHLNTSFMKNLELLTPEGKPNYAAYLLADENGVSVQVAKYADTTRVDLVENIDFGRCSLIKAYKNVMDRMNVENTIYTRIGVPLREERPMINPIALREAVVNAIVHNDYSNGSIPKFEFFSDRLEITSAGGLPYGLEMEDFFAGHTAPRNKEIMRIFRDLEIVEHLGSGIPRILEAYGRECFQISRNFMRVVFPYAQPLPKENDLQKIAGQTGEQVTEQVTEQVTEQVKRLLEAIGWQIKGTKELMSVLKLAHRPTFLYDYLQPALEAGFIEMTQPSSPKSPTQKYRLTAKGKALLGKGGDHA; via the coding sequence GTGGAATCAAATCGCATTGAATACAAAAAAGAGCTGACTGATTCATTGGAAAAAGAAGTTGTCGCCTTTCTGAATTATCGTGACGGTGGTGTAATTTTTATCGGCATAGATGATAAGGGCACTGCTGTTGGCGTAGATAAAAGTGATCAGCTTCAGCTGATTATCAAAGACAGAATCAAAAACAATATCCAGCCTTCCGCCATGGGGCTTTTTGATGTGATTCTGGAAGTAAAAGAAGACAAAAAGCTTATCCGGATCATCGTTGCCGGAGGTATGGAAAAGCCCTATTATTTACGCAAATATGGTATGACAGAAAAAGGCTGTTTTATACGGATAGGCAGTTCAAGCGAACCCATGTCCCAAGAGATGATAGATTCTCTCTACAGCAGAAGAATCCGCAATACCATTGGAAAAATGGAATCAACCCGCCACAATCTTACCTTTGAACAGCTTAAAATCTATTATGAAACAAGGGGCTTGCACCTGAATACCTCCTTCATGAAAAATCTGGAACTGCTGACTCCCGAAGGAAAGCCCAATTATGCCGCTTATCTTTTAGCAGATGAAAACGGGGTTTCTGTTCAGGTTGCAAAATATGCGGACACTACACGGGTTGATCTTGTAGAAAATATTGATTTTGGCCGCTGTTCTCTGATTAAAGCCTATAAAAATGTTATGGACAGAATGAATGTCGAAAATACCATTTATACCAGAATTGGTGTTCCTTTGCGGGAAGAGCGCCCGATGATCAACCCCATTGCCCTGCGGGAAGCAGTGGTCAATGCCATTGTTCATAATGATTACTCCAATGGCAGTATCCCCAAATTTGAATTTTTTTCTGACAGGCTGGAAATCACCTCTGCCGGAGGATTACCCTATGGTCTTGAAATGGAAGATTTCTTTGCAGGCCATACAGCCCCCCGCAATAAGGAAATTATGCGGATATTCCGGGATCTTGAAATTGTCGAACATCTTGGCTCAGGAATTCCTCGTATTTTAGAAGCCTATGGTCGTGAGTGCTTTCAGATCAGCCGGAATTTCATGCGAGTGGTTTTTCCCTATGCTCAACCCTTGCCAAAAGAAAATGATTTGCAAAAAATAGCCGGGCAAACAGGGGAACAAGTAACCGAACAAGTAACCGAACAAGTAACCGAACAAGTAAAACGGCTGCTTGAAGCAATTGGGTGGCAGATAAAAGGAACTAAAGAACTGATGAGTGTTTTAAAATTAGCTCACCGACCAACTTTTCTATACGACTATTTACAACCTGCCCTTGAAGCCGGATTTATAGAAATGACTCAGCCCTCTTCCCCCAAAAGCCCGACTCAAAAATACCGCCTCACTGCAAAGGGCAAGGCCCTGCTGGGCAAGGGAGGTGACCATGCCTGA
- a CDS encoding adenylate/guanylate cyclase domain-containing protein, with protein MQKKTALIRQIKSLAGKKSLSHPILIMFLAALCIWAISLRPPTLISAMASALSDTYYTFNTKTPSSSLVFIDIDHESVKEFGRWPWSRDILAKGFSSLSKAKVIGLDIIFAEPTEAKKDAALAEALSGLPVIGGIFLNGPRLSSLGEDVYYHLLDSSLMQAGKASLLESDRLEAPVSPIRESIPLLAALNTLPDADQRFRHYPLAFWVGDLAIPNLGVQMARMALHEDLVFTDNGIFMGDRKIPADARGSIRLNFYRHDSYASMGFTRLMEDDFDPDTLKDKIVIVGVSEAGVSDLRATPVGQFPGPLMHLTFVANLEDGSIPAEIYGWKMAGVLFLFCLLWWPSLRMQIPWQRMSLYTLLFSGLYGAGLGGYLYGGVWLEIFYPGLWLMLAILTGEVHLFMESRAGSEALRSAFSSYLAPEVVESLIRNPEKLRLGGEARELTLLFTDLRGFTARSETMDAESMVKLLNAYFEPMTHAVFTYRGTLDKYIGDAIMAIYNAPMEDDDHAFHACLSAICMLRELEKFNAEHPEHEPLQMGIGINTGPAVVGNLGSSFRFSYTAIGDAVNVAARLESATKEVNQELVAEKNTGKDIPVDYADILLGESTYQAVKDRLPCTPLPPRPLKGKSGFLAIYSLRWREIKEALLEKHRAR; from the coding sequence ATGCAGAAAAAAACAGCCCTGATACGACAGATAAAAAGTCTTGCGGGAAAAAAAAGCCTTTCCCATCCAATTTTAATAATGTTTTTAGCTGCTTTATGCATATGGGCCATTTCCCTGCGCCCCCCTACCCTCATTTCAGCCATGGCATCGGCCCTGAGCGATACCTATTATACCTTCAATACAAAAACGCCCTCTTCCTCCCTTGTTTTCATTGATATTGACCACGAAAGCGTTAAGGAATTTGGCAGGTGGCCATGGTCAAGGGATATTCTTGCAAAGGGTTTTTCCTCACTATCCAAGGCAAAGGTCATCGGGCTGGATATTATCTTTGCTGAACCCACTGAAGCAAAAAAAGATGCGGCACTGGCCGAAGCCCTCTCAGGGCTGCCCGTCATAGGCGGTATCTTTTTAAATGGTCCTAGACTCTCTTCTCTGGGCGAGGATGTATATTATCATCTGCTGGACTCTTCCCTTATGCAGGCTGGAAAGGCCAGCCTTCTGGAGAGTGACAGGCTGGAAGCCCCCGTCTCACCCATACGTGAATCCATTCCCCTGCTGGCCGCCCTCAACACCCTGCCCGATGCGGATCAGCGTTTCCGTCATTATCCTCTGGCCTTCTGGGTAGGAGATCTTGCCATTCCCAACCTTGGTGTACAGATGGCCCGCATGGCTCTGCATGAAGATCTTGTATTCACAGACAATGGCATTTTCATGGGAGACAGAAAGATTCCTGCGGATGCAAGGGGTTCCATACGCTTAAATTTCTACAGACATGATTCCTATGCATCCATGGGTTTTACCCGCCTCATGGAAGATGATTTTGACCCGGATACCCTGAAGGATAAAATTGTCATTGTGGGTGTCAGCGAAGCCGGAGTCAGCGATCTGAGGGCCACACCCGTAGGACAGTTTCCCGGCCCCCTCATGCATCTCACCTTTGTGGCCAATCTTGAGGATGGCTCCATACCCGCAGAAATTTACGGATGGAAAATGGCAGGAGTTCTTTTTCTCTTCTGCCTTCTCTGGTGGCCATCCCTGCGCATGCAGATACCATGGCAGAGAATGTCCCTTTATACTTTGCTGTTTAGCGGTCTTTACGGAGCAGGTCTGGGGGGATACCTTTACGGAGGAGTCTGGCTGGAAATTTTTTATCCGGGACTCTGGCTTATGCTGGCCATTCTTACAGGGGAAGTGCATCTTTTCATGGAAAGCCGTGCCGGAAGCGAGGCCCTTCGTTCCGCTTTTTCCAGTTATCTGGCTCCTGAGGTAGTGGAAAGCCTGATCCGTAATCCGGAAAAACTCCGCCTTGGCGGAGAAGCCAGAGAACTTACCCTTCTCTTCACTGATCTCAGGGGCTTTACAGCCCGCTCAGAAACCATGGATGCCGAATCCATGGTTAAACTGCTCAATGCCTATTTTGAACCCATGACCCATGCTGTTTTCACCTACAGAGGCACTCTGGATAAATATATAGGGGATGCCATCATGGCCATTTACAATGCGCCCATGGAAGATGATGATCACGCCTTCCATGCCTGTCTTTCGGCCATATGCATGCTAAGGGAGCTTGAAAAATTCAATGCCGAACACCCGGAGCATGAGCCGCTTCAAATGGGGATAGGTATCAATACCGGACCTGCGGTGGTGGGAAATCTTGGGTCTTCCTTCCGGTTCAGCTACACGGCCATCGGTGATGCGGTGAATGTGGCTGCAAGGCTTGAAAGTGCCACCAAGGAAGTCAATCAGGAGCTTGTGGCAGAAAAAAATACAGGAAAAGATATTCCAGTGGACTATGCGGATATTCTTCTGGGGGAGAGCACCTATCAGGCGGTCAAAGACCGTCTGCCCTGCACGCCTTTGCCTCCAAGGCCCCTTAAAGGTAAAAGCGGTTTCCTTGCCATCTACTCTTTAAGGTGGCGCGAAATAAAGGAGGCCCTGCTGGAAAAGCACAGGGCCAGATAA
- a CDS encoding bifunctional nuclease family protein translates to MFRVEIVSLSLDPSIRQPVLILKKYDSDQAVPLVIGHLEAAGIAAAIRKENLESPMTHDLFASFIRETGYRMIRAEVTSLKEGRFSAKIFLGSDESDAFSMDSRPSDAISLALRFEAPIFMAARLFGQELVGETTGKAEIISEAADTSEEGRRWLKILEKMDPEHFGHA, encoded by the coding sequence GTGTTTCGTGTTGAAATAGTCAGTCTGTCTCTGGATCCGTCAATTCGTCAGCCTGTGCTGATTCTGAAAAAATACGACAGTGATCAGGCGGTGCCCCTTGTGATAGGTCATCTGGAAGCCGCAGGCATTGCCGCAGCCATCCGCAAGGAAAACCTTGAAAGCCCCATGACCCATGATCTTTTTGCATCCTTTATTCGTGAAACAGGTTACAGGATGATCCGGGCAGAGGTAACAAGCCTGAAAGAAGGTCGTTTTTCTGCAAAAATTTTTCTTGGTTCCGATGAAAGCGATGCCTTTTCCATGGATTCAAGGCCCAGTGATGCCATTTCTTTGGCCCTGCGTTTTGAAGCGCCGATATTCATGGCAGCCCGGCTCTTTGGTCAGGAACTGGTCGGGGAAACAACAGGAAAGGCTGAGATCATTAGCGAGGCTGCCGATACCTCTGAAGAGGGCAGAAGATGGTTAAAGATTCTTGAAAAAATGGACCCTGAGCATTTCGGCCATGCCTGA
- the miaB gene encoding tRNA (N6-isopentenyl adenosine(37)-C2)-methylthiotransferase MiaB, producing the protein MKLLYVFTIGCQMNSSDADLFYRLLSPMGYLPTDNPESADLVIVNTCSIRAKAEDKAFSFIGRLQAIKASKPGFRIGVAGCVAQQEGAGILSRVPYVDFVFGTHAIWRLPEIVASVLAGSGRIVDVDMAEELPERPDSGEMRGGISDFVTIMRGCDNFCTYCVVPYVRGREMSRRPEAIVDEVIKKVAAGAREITLLGQNVNSYGKKEGLPDFPELLRMVADIDGLQRLRFATSHPKDLSDELIDAFAQIPKLCSHLHLPVQSGSTAVLSRMNRKYTREHYLERIARLRDVCPDIALGTDIIVGFPGESREDFNETLSLVESIRYDSVFAFAYSDRPNAKAADFSDKIPEKEKKSRLSALLTLQDGITREKNEACVGRMEEILVEGKSPRKVDPSAITDPAAGERVAGRTEGNRVVHAVLAEGDENPVGRCIPVRIDRALGHSLWGSQI; encoded by the coding sequence ATGAAGCTTCTTTATGTGTTTACCATCGGCTGCCAGATGAATTCCTCTGATGCCGATCTTTTTTACCGCCTGTTGTCTCCCATGGGGTATCTGCCCACAGACAATCCGGAAAGTGCAGACCTTGTAATTGTAAATACCTGTTCCATCCGGGCCAAGGCCGAAGACAAGGCTTTTAGTTTCATTGGCCGGCTTCAGGCCATTAAAGCTTCAAAACCCGGATTCCGCATCGGTGTGGCTGGCTGTGTGGCCCAGCAGGAAGGAGCAGGTATCCTCAGCCGTGTGCCCTATGTGGATTTCGTTTTTGGCACCCATGCCATATGGCGTCTTCCGGAAATTGTAGCTTCCGTTCTGGCCGGTTCCGGCAGAATTGTGGATGTTGATATGGCCGAAGAGCTTCCTGAAAGACCGGATTCCGGGGAAATGCGGGGCGGGATTTCTGATTTTGTAACCATTATGAGGGGATGCGACAACTTTTGTACCTATTGCGTTGTTCCCTATGTGCGGGGCCGGGAAATGAGCCGCAGGCCTGAAGCCATTGTGGACGAAGTAATAAAAAAAGTAGCTGCCGGGGCCAGAGAAATAACCCTTTTAGGTCAGAACGTGAACAGCTACGGAAAAAAAGAAGGCCTGCCGGATTTTCCGGAGCTTTTACGCATGGTGGCAGATATTGACGGGCTTCAGCGCCTTCGTTTTGCCACCTCCCATCCCAAAGATCTTTCCGATGAGCTGATCGATGCCTTTGCACAGATCCCCAAACTATGCTCCCATCTGCATCTGCCCGTGCAGTCCGGCTCTACAGCCGTTCTTTCCCGTATGAACAGAAAATATACAAGGGAACATTATCTGGAGCGTATAGCCCGTCTGCGGGATGTCTGTCCGGATATTGCCCTTGGCACGGATATCATTGTGGGCTTCCCAGGAGAAAGCAGAGAGGATTTTAACGAGACCCTTTCCCTTGTGGAAAGCATCCGTTATGATAGCGTCTTTGCCTTTGCTTATTCAGACAGGCCCAATGCAAAGGCTGCTGATTTCTCAGACAAGATTCCTGAAAAAGAAAAAAAGAGCCGTCTGTCTGCCCTGCTGACCCTTCAGGATGGCATTACCCGTGAAAAAAATGAAGCCTGTGTGGGAAGGATGGAAGAAATCCTTGTGGAGGGGAAAAGCCCTAGAAAGGTAGACCCTTCTGCCATCACTGACCCTGCGGCAGGGGAACGGGTGGCTGGAAGAACCGAGGGTAACCGCGTTGTTCATGCCGTACTGGCCGAAGGTGATGAAAATCCTGTGGGCCGTTGTATCCCTGTACGTATAGACCGTGCCCTGGGGCATTCCCTCTGGGGCAGTCAGATATAG
- a CDS encoding DUF4911 domain-containing protein has protein sequence METEALFFWMNRSEIGFFRFLLEAYEGMGAVTTLDRERGLVMVRVAPGCLALVEEVAAALGDGASLVPLSRAEVEKMGFSTQLCLG, from the coding sequence TTGGAGACGGAAGCTTTATTTTTCTGGATGAATCGCAGTGAAATCGGCTTTTTCCGTTTTCTTCTGGAAGCCTATGAAGGTATGGGAGCCGTTACCACCCTTGACAGGGAACGGGGGCTGGTCATGGTCCGTGTGGCACCGGGCTGTCTTGCTCTGGTGGAAGAAGTTGCTGCAGCCCTTGGGGACGGAGCCTCCCTTGTTCCCCTCAGCAGGGCAGAAGTGGAAAAAATGGGTTTTTCAACACAACTCTGCCTTGGTTGA
- a CDS encoding bacteriohemerythrin, producing the protein MPEQFQWQADYTIGDPEIDAQHRMLFELANKLFNIMNPKQNFAELKATLHSLFDYIEVHFAAEEQMMEEWNYPELTNHKAMHEGIRKDMTRLLKEAKDLDKLKKDLDFLMTHWVVVHIRDEDAKIGLFRSGQKVQKT; encoded by the coding sequence GTGCCCGAACAGTTTCAGTGGCAAGCAGACTATACCATCGGAGATCCGGAAATTGATGCCCAGCACCGCATGCTTTTTGAGCTGGCCAACAAACTTTTTAACATCATGAATCCAAAACAGAATTTTGCAGAACTCAAAGCAACACTGCACTCTCTATTTGACTATATCGAAGTTCATTTTGCTGCAGAAGAACAGATGATGGAAGAATGGAATTATCCTGAGCTTACCAACCATAAAGCCATGCATGAAGGCATCAGAAAAGATATGACCCGACTTCTTAAGGAAGCAAAGGATCTTGATAAACTTAAAAAAGATCTGGATTTTCTCATGACCCACTGGGTTGTGGTACATATACGGGATGAAGATGCTAAAATCGGTTTGTTCCGCAGTGGACAGAAAGTTCAAAAAACTTAA
- a CDS encoding PspA/IM30 family protein: protein MRESIGRRVARLLSASMNSLVTSFENSAPESLMAEAVREMDAVIEEARSELGRLLVQKHMAEKRLGEEKKRYDGLSEQIRVAVSLSRDDLAETGIAEQMDIETIIPVLTASINECLEKEKELEGFIQALQSKKREMRAEMTAFKKSQEKEGFSEAPAKASLDTKAEKAGSLFDRILENASGLPGRGMQTASAAKLAELEELSRKNAISERLAALKTDKT, encoded by the coding sequence ATGCGTGAAAGTATAGGTCGCAGGGTGGCACGCCTGCTCAGTGCCAGCATGAACAGTCTTGTCACATCCTTTGAAAACAGTGCTCCGGAAAGCCTGATGGCCGAAGCCGTAAGGGAAATGGATGCCGTAATTGAAGAGGCCAGATCCGAACTGGGCAGATTACTGGTCCAAAAGCACATGGCCGAAAAAAGACTGGGAGAAGAAAAAAAACGCTACGACGGGCTTTCGGAACAGATCCGGGTTGCCGTTTCCCTGAGCCGGGATGATCTTGCGGAAACGGGTATTGCCGAGCAGATGGATATTGAAACGATTATTCCCGTCCTTACCGCTTCCATAAATGAATGCCTTGAAAAGGAAAAGGAACTGGAAGGTTTTATTCAGGCCCTGCAGTCCAAAAAGCGTGAAATGCGCGCAGAAATGACAGCCTTTAAAAAAAGCCAGGAAAAAGAAGGCTTTTCGGAAGCTCCTGCAAAGGCATCCCTGGATACCAAGGCTGAAAAGGCTGGCTCCCTTTTTGACCGCATCCTTGAAAATGCCTCCGGACTTCCCGGACGGGGCATGCAGACGGCTTCTGCGGCTAAACTGGCGGAGCTGGAGGAACTGTCCCGGAAAAACGCCATTTCCGAAAGACTGGCCGCCCTGAAAACGGATAAGACCTGA
- a CDS encoding YqiJ family protein, with amino-acid sequence MWELLTVGENLIFTTALGIMLLIGLLEVLGMLSGMGGSSVIDGLLPEIDADAGGFDGSLGKFMGWLRIGKVPVLMLMVIFLASFGSTGLMFQTGFHSISGHYLPGWIPGIFVFFISIWLTRLFGGFLHRILPKDESLAVARTSLIGQVAVITLGTAGKGSPAEAKTKDAHGKTHYFLVEPDQDDEIFKTGDAVLLVSMENHIYKAISSPSPFLSDSP; translated from the coding sequence ATGTGGGAACTTCTGACAGTCGGTGAAAACCTGATTTTTACCACAGCCCTTGGCATCATGCTTCTCATCGGGCTTCTGGAAGTACTGGGCATGCTTTCCGGCATGGGGGGATCTTCTGTCATAGACGGCTTGCTTCCGGAAATTGATGCGGATGCGGGCGGCTTTGACGGCAGCCTCGGCAAATTCATGGGCTGGCTTCGCATAGGCAAGGTGCCTGTACTGATGCTGATGGTTATTTTTCTGGCCAGCTTCGGCAGCACAGGTTTAATGTTTCAGACAGGCTTCCATTCCATTTCAGGTCATTATCTTCCGGGATGGATTCCGGGAATTTTTGTTTTTTTCATCAGTATCTGGTTAACCCGTTTATTTGGCGGTTTTCTGCACCGTATTCTCCCTAAAGATGAAAGCCTTGCCGTTGCCCGCACAAGCCTCATAGGGCAGGTGGCCGTTATTACTCTGGGTACGGCTGGTAAAGGAAGCCCTGCAGAAGCCAAAACAAAGGATGCCCACGGAAAGACCCACTATTTTCTTGTGGAGCCGGATCAGGATGATGAAATTTTCAAAACAGGAGATGCGGTTCTTCTGGTTTCCATGGAAAACCATATTTATAAAGCCATCAGCAGTCCCAGCCCCTTTCTTTCTGATTCTCCCTGA